The Natronoglycomyces albus genome has a segment encoding these proteins:
- a CDS encoding enoyl-CoA hydratase-related protein, translating into MKILLLVSAFNGLTQRVWCDLRDSGHEVGVELAATHESEEALTKVVADLDPDLILCPFLKHRVPEAVWRRWTTVIVHPGPAGDRGPSSLDHAIMDGRSHWGVTALQAVEEMDAGPIWSTINFAMPNPPVSKSALYNSAVADAAMLAIEETIAKVTAGHGPTPVEQTPHEIPGTGELPLLRRAAFALDFNRPAPELARIIAAADGSPGATGLVNGEPMCLYDGVATAVNSHGRPGETVAVDNDAVAIACAEGTLWVGYAARLDGKRRGPKLPAAHLLQTPGYGSGHLPYQPGPVELAETTYHREGDVGFVTIRSYSGAMHTGQCHRLYEVVRKALNEDTKVLVLQGTEHTFSNGVHLGVIDAAPDPAVEAWANITAINDVCRALADSPSHVTVAAFTANAGAGGAMMGLAADVAVARDGVVLNPYYDMGLYGSELHTYSVANRLGDDLAQELLAGKQPISAAHAAEIGLIEAVGPRSWYDFHSWLVDISTFCTTAEAWAAEMEAKRARASRSKPLDYYETLELAEMARDFFDDRNGFARKRHEFLRKVAPTATPDHLRPRW; encoded by the coding sequence TTGAAAATCCTATTGCTGGTATCGGCCTTCAACGGGCTAACCCAGCGGGTCTGGTGCGACCTGCGTGATTCCGGCCATGAAGTCGGAGTCGAATTGGCCGCGACCCATGAATCAGAGGAGGCGCTCACCAAAGTCGTTGCGGATCTTGATCCGGATCTGATCTTGTGCCCGTTCCTCAAACACCGCGTTCCAGAAGCGGTGTGGAGGCGGTGGACCACTGTCATCGTCCATCCGGGTCCCGCTGGTGATCGCGGGCCGTCCTCACTGGATCACGCCATTATGGATGGTCGGAGTCATTGGGGAGTCACGGCCCTCCAAGCGGTCGAAGAAATGGACGCTGGACCTATTTGGTCCACCATCAATTTCGCCATGCCCAACCCACCGGTATCCAAGAGCGCCCTCTATAACAGCGCGGTGGCTGATGCCGCCATGCTCGCCATCGAGGAGACCATCGCCAAGGTCACCGCCGGGCACGGACCCACCCCAGTTGAACAGACTCCACATGAGATCCCCGGTACCGGCGAGCTACCACTACTGCGCCGAGCCGCTTTTGCTCTTGACTTCAATCGACCTGCTCCCGAGTTGGCGCGCATTATCGCTGCCGCCGACGGCTCACCTGGGGCCACTGGTCTTGTCAACGGCGAGCCAATGTGTCTCTACGACGGGGTCGCGACTGCTGTGAACAGTCATGGACGACCTGGTGAAACAGTCGCCGTCGACAACGACGCCGTTGCGATCGCCTGTGCCGAAGGCACCTTGTGGGTCGGCTATGCGGCCCGTCTTGACGGTAAGCGACGCGGCCCCAAACTGCCCGCCGCTCATCTACTGCAAACTCCTGGATACGGATCGGGCCACCTGCCCTATCAACCTGGCCCGGTGGAGTTGGCTGAGACCACCTACCATCGCGAAGGTGATGTCGGGTTCGTCACCATCCGGTCCTATTCCGGAGCTATGCACACCGGTCAATGCCACCGGCTCTACGAAGTGGTCCGTAAAGCCCTTAACGAAGACACCAAGGTTCTGGTCTTGCAGGGCACCGAACACACCTTCTCCAACGGAGTCCACCTTGGCGTCATCGACGCCGCTCCCGATCCAGCCGTCGAAGCCTGGGCAAACATCACCGCCATCAACGATGTGTGTCGGGCTTTGGCCGATTCACCCAGCCACGTGACCGTCGCAGCCTTCACCGCTAACGCGGGAGCTGGTGGGGCGATGATGGGCTTGGCCGCTGACGTGGCTGTCGCTCGCGACGGTGTCGTGCTCAACCCTTACTACGATATGGGCTTGTACGGTTCGGAGCTACACACGTATTCGGTCGCGAACCGTCTCGGTGACGATCTAGCTCAGGAGCTTCTTGCGGGCAAACAGCCAATCTCAGCCGCCCACGCCGCCGAGATCGGACTCATCGAGGCTGTCGGGCCGCGCTCATGGTACGACTTCCACAGTTGGCTGGTAGACATCTCGACCTTCTGCACCACCGCTGAGGCGTGGGCCGCCGAGATGGAGGCCAAGCGTGCTCGTGCCTCTCGTTCCAAGCCTCTGGACTACTACGAGACCCTTGAACTAGCCGAGATGGCTCGAGACTTCTTCGATGACCGCAATGGTTTTGCGCGCAAGCGCCACGAGTTCCTGCGCAAAGTCGCGCCCACGGCCACGCCCGACCACCTTCGACCCCGTTGGTAA
- the mshC gene encoding cysteine--1-D-myo-inosityl 2-amino-2-deoxy-alpha-D-glucopyranoside ligase, translated as MESWQKPELATLPGHGKPLRLFDTSSQETRNPLEPGQHTATLYVCGITPYDATHLGHAATMLTFDLVNRYWRDAGIEVRYVQNVTDVDEPLFERAKRDQDDWRILGMRETALYREDMEALAIVPPESFVGAIETIPEVAQAVAQLLESGHAYRHPDEDGDIYFDVTSHKEFGYQSGYDRSTMLKYAAERGGDPDRPGKRDPLDPKLWNGPRGDEPSWDTPVGPGRPGWHIECTVIARKYLKDCIDVQGGGNDLIFPHHECSIAHAEALSGTHPFASVYSHTGMIGLEGEKMSKSLGNLVFVSRLRADGINPDAIRIALFDGHYRSDRQWTQQSLARAEERLRKWSAACEAPAGAEGLVLVNEVRDHIANDLDTPAALAAIDAWAARTLGGETVDADAPGLARTMLSSLFGVTC; from the coding sequence ATGGAATCCTGGCAGAAACCCGAGCTGGCCACCCTTCCTGGCCACGGAAAACCACTGCGCCTTTTCGACACCTCGTCGCAAGAGACTCGCAACCCGCTGGAACCCGGACAGCACACAGCCACGCTGTATGTCTGCGGCATTACGCCCTACGACGCCACCCACCTGGGTCACGCCGCCACCATGCTCACGTTTGACCTGGTGAACCGCTACTGGCGGGATGCTGGGATCGAAGTGAGATACGTGCAGAACGTCACTGACGTCGACGAGCCGTTGTTCGAGCGCGCCAAGCGTGACCAGGACGACTGGAGAATCCTGGGCATGCGCGAGACCGCCCTATACCGCGAGGACATGGAAGCGCTGGCCATTGTGCCGCCGGAGAGTTTCGTCGGTGCTATCGAGACCATCCCGGAGGTAGCCCAGGCGGTCGCACAACTACTGGAGTCTGGCCACGCCTACCGCCACCCTGATGAGGACGGTGACATCTATTTCGATGTGACCTCGCACAAGGAGTTCGGCTATCAGTCTGGATACGACCGTTCCACGATGCTGAAGTATGCGGCTGAACGTGGGGGCGACCCCGACCGGCCCGGCAAACGTGATCCGCTGGATCCGAAGCTGTGGAACGGGCCGCGGGGCGACGAACCCTCGTGGGATACGCCTGTGGGCCCGGGCCGCCCTGGCTGGCACATTGAGTGCACGGTGATAGCCCGTAAATACCTGAAAGACTGTATCGATGTACAGGGTGGAGGCAATGACCTGATCTTTCCGCACCATGAGTGTTCCATCGCCCACGCCGAGGCGCTCTCGGGCACTCATCCGTTCGCCAGTGTCTACAGCCACACCGGCATGATCGGGTTGGAGGGCGAAAAGATGTCCAAGAGCTTGGGTAACTTGGTGTTCGTATCCCGTCTTCGTGCCGATGGGATCAACCCTGACGCCATCCGAATCGCTTTGTTCGACGGACATTACCGCTCCGACCGGCAATGGACCCAGCAGAGTTTGGCGCGGGCGGAGGAGCGACTGCGGAAATGGTCGGCCGCGTGCGAGGCACCGGCCGGGGCTGAGGGGTTGGTACTGGTGAACGAAGTGCGCGACCATATCGCCAACGACCTCGACACTCCAGCGGCGCTTGCGGCGATCGACGCATGGGCTGCCCGCACCCTCGGCGGTGAGACCGTGGATGCCGACGCACCCGGGCTGGCTCGAACGATGCTTTCCTCCTTGTTCGGCGTCACCTGCTAA